The following coding sequences lie in one Cannabis sativa cultivar Pink pepper isolate KNU-18-1 chromosome 5, ASM2916894v1, whole genome shotgun sequence genomic window:
- the LOC115717006 gene encoding protein arginine N-methyltransferase 1.6 isoform X1, with amino-acid sequence MCEYRESLPIRHFPRKKEKLYSLSIFRSSWTILSLVTAARAMSSISNHRAFQLRVDPLTGNSEWVVIEEDQDQGTEIFKNSEHPMLAMTSYLDMLNDFPRNRAYAEAINKTITAPCHVLDIGAGTGLLSMMAARAMGSEASMQHGKVTACESYLPMVKIMRRVMRLNGMEKKINLFNKRSDELKVGVDISSPADVLVSEILDSELLGEGLIPSLQHAHDMLLVENPSTVPYRATTYGQLVESSFLWRLHDLHNNEVKASDGVRLVPTGVDTILGVKPQQYAYHCDALEKEIKLLSEPFKIFEIDFWKRPDSHGETQVSIKATNDGQIHAVVSWWVLQLDREGTIFYSTAPRWISLQNNKTGDEGWCDHWKQCVWFVPGQGIPVSNDEEVHLQAVHDETSISYNLYKQSQTEIKMHDIKGVDSLLLLSPERIAIYGNDVWRRIMLTAIRNALKGRIDPLCVVADDSVFLTILVAQLSNTSNIISLFPGLRAKGAQYLQAVADANGFSMDRVQVLEKKQSLSSMLDTNHKKVDLLIGEPFYTGTEGMLPWHNLRFWKERTMLNSVLSEDALIMPCKGVLKACAMSLPDLWSSRRCLDKIEGFDHSVANTTLGACGELPSPQEGPCLPCFVWQSGKYKKLSSVFTIMEFDFSKPISPCSGQIKVEFDEPGMCHGFALWIDWVMDLENSIVLSTGPEERYWKQGVKLLAKPVAVGIEGSSSSSSSECCAVVMEAWFEPSNGELIVKHVFS; translated from the exons atgTGTGAATACAGAGAAAGTCTCCCAATTCGCCATTTCCCACGAAAGAAAGAAAAGCTTTATTCTTTGAGTATAT TTCGTTCATCTTGGACCATTCTCTCCCTTGTCACAGCCGCCAGAGCCATGAGCTCCATTTCGAACCACCGTGCCTTTCAGCTTCGAGTTGACCCACTCACTGGCAACTCGGAGTGGGTTGTGATCGAAGAAGATCAGGACCAAGGAACTGAGATTTTCAAAAACTCAGAACATCCTATGTTAGCTATGACCTCGTACTTGGATATGCTTAATGATTTTCCTAGGAATCGAGCCTATGCTGAGGCCATTAACAAGACTATAACAGCACCTTGCCATGTCCTGGATATTGG AGCTGGAACTGGTTTGTTGTCAATGATGGCTGCCAGGGCAATGGGTTCTGAGGCCTCAATGCAACATGGGAAGGTTACAGCTTGTGAGTCTTACCTTCCAATGGTAAAGATAATGAGAAGAGTTATGAGACTTAATGGTATGGAAAAGAAGATAAATTTATTCAACAAACGCTCTGATGAACTTAAAGTTGGTGTTGATATATCTTCACCAGCAGATGTTTTA GTAAGTGAGATACTTGACTCAGAATTATTGGGTGAAGGGCTTATCCCTTCTTTACAACATGCCCATGATATGTTATTAGTGGAAAATCCATCAACAGTTCCATACCGAGCAACTACCTATGGCCAG TTGGTAGAAAGCTCATTCTTGTGGAGGCTTCATGATTTACATAACAATGAGGTAAAAGCATCTGATGGCGTTCGCCTTGTTCCAACTGGTGTTGATACTATTTTAGGTGTAAAGCCACAGCAATATGCTTATCATTGTGATGCGTTAGAGAAAGAAATAAAACTG CTGTCCGAACCCttcaaaatttttgaaattgactTTTGGAAAAGGCCAGACAGTCATGGAGAAACTCAAGTGAGTATAAAAGCAACTAATGATGGTCAAATTCATGCTGTAGTTTCATG GTGGGTACTTCAGCTTGATCGTGAAGGGACGATATTCTATTCTACTGCCCCGAGATGGATTAGTTTGCAAAATAACAAAA CAGGTGATGAAGGATGGTGTGACCACTGGAAACAGTGTGTCTGGTTTGTTCCGGGCCAAGGCATTCCCGTTTCCAATGATGAAGAGGTTCATTTGCAAGCTGTCCATGATGAAACTAGCATCTCTTATAATCTTTATAAACAATCACAAACTGAAATTAAGATGCATGACATCAAGGGTGTAGATTCTCTGCTCTTACTTTCGCCTGAAAGAATTGCAATCTATGGCAATGATGTTTGGAGGAGAATCATGTTGACAGCCATAAGAAATGCA TTAAAGGGAAGAATTGATCCACTATGTGTCGTTGCAGATGATAGTGTTTTCTTAACAATCCTCGTCGCACAACTTTCAAACACATCGAACATAATATCATTGTTCCCAGGTCTGCGGGCCAAGGGTGCTCAATATTTGCAAGCTGTTGCTGATGCGAATGGCTTCTCTATGGACCGAGTGCAAGTTCTTGAAAAGAAGCAATCACTCTCGAGTATGCTCGATACAAACCACAAAAAG GTTGACTTGTTGATTGGAGAACCTTTCTATACCGGAACTGAGGGCATGCTTCCATGGCATAACTTGCGATTTTG GAAGGAAAGGACAATGCTCAACTCTGTCCTCTCTGAAGACGCATTGATAATGCCTTGTAAAGGGGTTTTGAAGGCTTGTGCCATGTCTCTCCCT GATCTTTGGAGTAGCCGTCGCTGCTTAGATAAGATTGAAGGTTTCGATCATTCAGTTGCAAATACCACTTTAGGAGCGTGCGGTGAATTACCTTCCCCGCAAGAGGGTCCTTGTCTGCCTTGTTTTGTTTGGCAGTCTGGAAAATATAAG AAACTCAGTAGTGTTTTTACAATAATGGAGTTTGATTTCTCGAAACCAATAAGCCCATGTTCTGGACAGATCAAG GTTGAATTTGATGAGCCTGGGATGTGCCATGGATTTGCTCTATGGATAGACTGGGTGATGGATTTGGAGAACTCCATCGTCTTGTCCACTGGTCCAG AGGAGAGATATTGGAAGCAAGGAGTAAAGCTTTTGGCGAAACCTGTGGCAGTTGGAATAGAaggatcatcatcatcaagctCAAGTGAATGTTGTGCAGTAGTGATGGAGGCATGGTTTGAGCCATCAAATGGTGAACTCATTGTCAAACATGTTTTCTCATAG
- the LOC115717007 gene encoding bifunctional adenosine 5'-phosphosulfate phosphorylase/adenylylsulfatase HINT4, which produces MAGVRALQPNCIFCKIASDSSTTTILHSDDKIVAFQDIRPSAFRHYLVIPKAHISTVNDLQKTAEDYSLVNHMLEVGRTLLSRDAPQCQYRFGFHRPPFNSVNHLHLHCFALPYTPRWKYIKYLSLGPLGFIEADKLIEKIKPST; this is translated from the exons ATGGCGGGTGTAAGAGCTTTACAGCCAAATTGTATATTCTGCAAGATCGCCTCCGACTCCAGCACCACCACTATTCTCCATTCt GATGATAAAATCGTTGCCTTTCAGGATATCAGACCTTCGGCTTTCAG GCATTACTTGGTTATTCCTAAAGCACACATTTCAACTGTAAATGATCTTCAGAAGACTGCAGAAGACTACTCTTTGG TAAATCACATGTTAGAAGTGGGGCGAACGCTATTAAGCCGGGATGCGCCTCAATGCCAGTATAG ATTTGGCTTTCATAGGCCTCCATTCAACAGTGTAAACCATTTACATCTCCACTGTTTTGCACTACCATACACCCCAAG ATGGAAGTATATAAAGTATTTGTCTTTGGGACCATTAGGATTCATTGAAGCTGACAAGTTAATAGAAAAGATCAAACCTTCAACCTGA
- the LOC115717006 gene encoding protein arginine N-methyltransferase 1.6 isoform X4 translates to MLIPFIFSVRSSWTILSLVTAARAMSSISNHRAFQLRVDPLTGNSEWVVIEEDQDQGTEIFKNSEHPMLAMTSYLDMLNDFPRNRAYAEAINKTITAPCHVLDIGAGTGLLSMMAARAMGSEASMQHGKVTACESYLPMVKIMRRVMRLNGMEKKINLFNKRSDELKVGVDISSPADVLVSEILDSELLGEGLIPSLQHAHDMLLVENPSTVPYRATTYGQLVESSFLWRLHDLHNNEVKASDGVRLVPTGVDTILGVKPQQYAYHCDALEKEIKLLSEPFKIFEIDFWKRPDSHGETQVSIKATNDGQIHAVVSWWVLQLDREGTIFYSTAPRWISLQNNKSDEGWCDHWKQCVWFVPGQGIPVSNDEEVHLQAVHDETSISYNLYKQSQTEIKMHDIKGVDSLLLLSPERIAIYGNDVWRRIMLTAIRNALKGRIDPLCVVADDSVFLTILVAQLSNTSNIISLFPGLRAKGAQYLQAVADANGFSMDRVQVLEKKQSLSSMLDTNHKKVDLLIGEPFYTGTEGMLPWHNLRFWKERTMLNSVLSEDALIMPCKGVLKACAMSLPDLWSSRRCLDKIEGFDHSVANTTLGACGELPSPQEGPCLPCFVWQSGKYKKLSSVFTIMEFDFSKPISPCSGQIKVEFDEPGMCHGFALWIDWVMDLENSIVLSTGPEERYWKQGVKLLAKPVAVGIEGSSSSSSSECCAVVMEAWFEPSNGELIVKHVFS, encoded by the exons ATGCTCATTCCCTTCATCTTCTCAGTTCGTTCATCTTGGACCATTCTCTCCCTTGTCACAGCCGCCAGAGCCATGAGCTCCATTTCGAACCACCGTGCCTTTCAGCTTCGAGTTGACCCACTCACTGGCAACTCGGAGTGGGTTGTGATCGAAGAAGATCAGGACCAAGGAACTGAGATTTTCAAAAACTCAGAACATCCTATGTTAGCTATGACCTCGTACTTGGATATGCTTAATGATTTTCCTAGGAATCGAGCCTATGCTGAGGCCATTAACAAGACTATAACAGCACCTTGCCATGTCCTGGATATTGG AGCTGGAACTGGTTTGTTGTCAATGATGGCTGCCAGGGCAATGGGTTCTGAGGCCTCAATGCAACATGGGAAGGTTACAGCTTGTGAGTCTTACCTTCCAATGGTAAAGATAATGAGAAGAGTTATGAGACTTAATGGTATGGAAAAGAAGATAAATTTATTCAACAAACGCTCTGATGAACTTAAAGTTGGTGTTGATATATCTTCACCAGCAGATGTTTTA GTAAGTGAGATACTTGACTCAGAATTATTGGGTGAAGGGCTTATCCCTTCTTTACAACATGCCCATGATATGTTATTAGTGGAAAATCCATCAACAGTTCCATACCGAGCAACTACCTATGGCCAG TTGGTAGAAAGCTCATTCTTGTGGAGGCTTCATGATTTACATAACAATGAGGTAAAAGCATCTGATGGCGTTCGCCTTGTTCCAACTGGTGTTGATACTATTTTAGGTGTAAAGCCACAGCAATATGCTTATCATTGTGATGCGTTAGAGAAAGAAATAAAACTG CTGTCCGAACCCttcaaaatttttgaaattgactTTTGGAAAAGGCCAGACAGTCATGGAGAAACTCAAGTGAGTATAAAAGCAACTAATGATGGTCAAATTCATGCTGTAGTTTCATG GTGGGTACTTCAGCTTGATCGTGAAGGGACGATATTCTATTCTACTGCCCCGAGATGGATTAGTTTGCAAAATAACAAAA GTGATGAAGGATGGTGTGACCACTGGAAACAGTGTGTCTGGTTTGTTCCGGGCCAAGGCATTCCCGTTTCCAATGATGAAGAGGTTCATTTGCAAGCTGTCCATGATGAAACTAGCATCTCTTATAATCTTTATAAACAATCACAAACTGAAATTAAGATGCATGACATCAAGGGTGTAGATTCTCTGCTCTTACTTTCGCCTGAAAGAATTGCAATCTATGGCAATGATGTTTGGAGGAGAATCATGTTGACAGCCATAAGAAATGCA TTAAAGGGAAGAATTGATCCACTATGTGTCGTTGCAGATGATAGTGTTTTCTTAACAATCCTCGTCGCACAACTTTCAAACACATCGAACATAATATCATTGTTCCCAGGTCTGCGGGCCAAGGGTGCTCAATATTTGCAAGCTGTTGCTGATGCGAATGGCTTCTCTATGGACCGAGTGCAAGTTCTTGAAAAGAAGCAATCACTCTCGAGTATGCTCGATACAAACCACAAAAAG GTTGACTTGTTGATTGGAGAACCTTTCTATACCGGAACTGAGGGCATGCTTCCATGGCATAACTTGCGATTTTG GAAGGAAAGGACAATGCTCAACTCTGTCCTCTCTGAAGACGCATTGATAATGCCTTGTAAAGGGGTTTTGAAGGCTTGTGCCATGTCTCTCCCT GATCTTTGGAGTAGCCGTCGCTGCTTAGATAAGATTGAAGGTTTCGATCATTCAGTTGCAAATACCACTTTAGGAGCGTGCGGTGAATTACCTTCCCCGCAAGAGGGTCCTTGTCTGCCTTGTTTTGTTTGGCAGTCTGGAAAATATAAG AAACTCAGTAGTGTTTTTACAATAATGGAGTTTGATTTCTCGAAACCAATAAGCCCATGTTCTGGACAGATCAAG GTTGAATTTGATGAGCCTGGGATGTGCCATGGATTTGCTCTATGGATAGACTGGGTGATGGATTTGGAGAACTCCATCGTCTTGTCCACTGGTCCAG AGGAGAGATATTGGAAGCAAGGAGTAAAGCTTTTGGCGAAACCTGTGGCAGTTGGAATAGAaggatcatcatcatcaagctCAAGTGAATGTTGTGCAGTAGTGATGGAGGCATGGTTTGAGCCATCAAATGGTGAACTCATTGTCAAACATGTTTTCTCATAG
- the LOC115717006 gene encoding protein arginine N-methyltransferase 1.6 isoform X2 — translation MCEYRESLPIRHFPRKKEKLYSLSIFRSSWTILSLVTAARAMSSISNHRAFQLRVDPLTGNSEWVVIEEDQDQGTEIFKNSEHPMLAMTSYLDMLNDFPRNRAYAEAINKTITAPCHVLDIGAGTGLLSMMAARAMGSEASMQHGKVTACESYLPMVKIMRRVMRLNGMEKKINLFNKRSDELKVGVDISSPADVLVSEILDSELLGEGLIPSLQHAHDMLLVENPSTVPYRATTYGQLVESSFLWRLHDLHNNEVKASDGVRLVPTGVDTILGVKPQQYAYHCDALEKEIKLLSEPFKIFEIDFWKRPDSHGETQVSIKATNDGQIHAVVSWWVLQLDREGTIFYSTAPRWISLQNNKSDEGWCDHWKQCVWFVPGQGIPVSNDEEVHLQAVHDETSISYNLYKQSQTEIKMHDIKGVDSLLLLSPERIAIYGNDVWRRIMLTAIRNALKGRIDPLCVVADDSVFLTILVAQLSNTSNIISLFPGLRAKGAQYLQAVADANGFSMDRVQVLEKKQSLSSMLDTNHKKVDLLIGEPFYTGTEGMLPWHNLRFWKERTMLNSVLSEDALIMPCKGVLKACAMSLPDLWSSRRCLDKIEGFDHSVANTTLGACGELPSPQEGPCLPCFVWQSGKYKKLSSVFTIMEFDFSKPISPCSGQIKVEFDEPGMCHGFALWIDWVMDLENSIVLSTGPEERYWKQGVKLLAKPVAVGIEGSSSSSSSECCAVVMEAWFEPSNGELIVKHVFS, via the exons atgTGTGAATACAGAGAAAGTCTCCCAATTCGCCATTTCCCACGAAAGAAAGAAAAGCTTTATTCTTTGAGTATAT TTCGTTCATCTTGGACCATTCTCTCCCTTGTCACAGCCGCCAGAGCCATGAGCTCCATTTCGAACCACCGTGCCTTTCAGCTTCGAGTTGACCCACTCACTGGCAACTCGGAGTGGGTTGTGATCGAAGAAGATCAGGACCAAGGAACTGAGATTTTCAAAAACTCAGAACATCCTATGTTAGCTATGACCTCGTACTTGGATATGCTTAATGATTTTCCTAGGAATCGAGCCTATGCTGAGGCCATTAACAAGACTATAACAGCACCTTGCCATGTCCTGGATATTGG AGCTGGAACTGGTTTGTTGTCAATGATGGCTGCCAGGGCAATGGGTTCTGAGGCCTCAATGCAACATGGGAAGGTTACAGCTTGTGAGTCTTACCTTCCAATGGTAAAGATAATGAGAAGAGTTATGAGACTTAATGGTATGGAAAAGAAGATAAATTTATTCAACAAACGCTCTGATGAACTTAAAGTTGGTGTTGATATATCTTCACCAGCAGATGTTTTA GTAAGTGAGATACTTGACTCAGAATTATTGGGTGAAGGGCTTATCCCTTCTTTACAACATGCCCATGATATGTTATTAGTGGAAAATCCATCAACAGTTCCATACCGAGCAACTACCTATGGCCAG TTGGTAGAAAGCTCATTCTTGTGGAGGCTTCATGATTTACATAACAATGAGGTAAAAGCATCTGATGGCGTTCGCCTTGTTCCAACTGGTGTTGATACTATTTTAGGTGTAAAGCCACAGCAATATGCTTATCATTGTGATGCGTTAGAGAAAGAAATAAAACTG CTGTCCGAACCCttcaaaatttttgaaattgactTTTGGAAAAGGCCAGACAGTCATGGAGAAACTCAAGTGAGTATAAAAGCAACTAATGATGGTCAAATTCATGCTGTAGTTTCATG GTGGGTACTTCAGCTTGATCGTGAAGGGACGATATTCTATTCTACTGCCCCGAGATGGATTAGTTTGCAAAATAACAAAA GTGATGAAGGATGGTGTGACCACTGGAAACAGTGTGTCTGGTTTGTTCCGGGCCAAGGCATTCCCGTTTCCAATGATGAAGAGGTTCATTTGCAAGCTGTCCATGATGAAACTAGCATCTCTTATAATCTTTATAAACAATCACAAACTGAAATTAAGATGCATGACATCAAGGGTGTAGATTCTCTGCTCTTACTTTCGCCTGAAAGAATTGCAATCTATGGCAATGATGTTTGGAGGAGAATCATGTTGACAGCCATAAGAAATGCA TTAAAGGGAAGAATTGATCCACTATGTGTCGTTGCAGATGATAGTGTTTTCTTAACAATCCTCGTCGCACAACTTTCAAACACATCGAACATAATATCATTGTTCCCAGGTCTGCGGGCCAAGGGTGCTCAATATTTGCAAGCTGTTGCTGATGCGAATGGCTTCTCTATGGACCGAGTGCAAGTTCTTGAAAAGAAGCAATCACTCTCGAGTATGCTCGATACAAACCACAAAAAG GTTGACTTGTTGATTGGAGAACCTTTCTATACCGGAACTGAGGGCATGCTTCCATGGCATAACTTGCGATTTTG GAAGGAAAGGACAATGCTCAACTCTGTCCTCTCTGAAGACGCATTGATAATGCCTTGTAAAGGGGTTTTGAAGGCTTGTGCCATGTCTCTCCCT GATCTTTGGAGTAGCCGTCGCTGCTTAGATAAGATTGAAGGTTTCGATCATTCAGTTGCAAATACCACTTTAGGAGCGTGCGGTGAATTACCTTCCCCGCAAGAGGGTCCTTGTCTGCCTTGTTTTGTTTGGCAGTCTGGAAAATATAAG AAACTCAGTAGTGTTTTTACAATAATGGAGTTTGATTTCTCGAAACCAATAAGCCCATGTTCTGGACAGATCAAG GTTGAATTTGATGAGCCTGGGATGTGCCATGGATTTGCTCTATGGATAGACTGGGTGATGGATTTGGAGAACTCCATCGTCTTGTCCACTGGTCCAG AGGAGAGATATTGGAAGCAAGGAGTAAAGCTTTTGGCGAAACCTGTGGCAGTTGGAATAGAaggatcatcatcatcaagctCAAGTGAATGTTGTGCAGTAGTGATGGAGGCATGGTTTGAGCCATCAAATGGTGAACTCATTGTCAAACATGTTTTCTCATAG
- the LOC115717006 gene encoding protein arginine N-methyltransferase 1.6 isoform X3 produces the protein MCEYRESLPIRHFPRKKEKLYSLIRSSWTILSLVTAARAMSSISNHRAFQLRVDPLTGNSEWVVIEEDQDQGTEIFKNSEHPMLAMTSYLDMLNDFPRNRAYAEAINKTITAPCHVLDIGAGTGLLSMMAARAMGSEASMQHGKVTACESYLPMVKIMRRVMRLNGMEKKINLFNKRSDELKVGVDISSPADVLVSEILDSELLGEGLIPSLQHAHDMLLVENPSTVPYRATTYGQLVESSFLWRLHDLHNNEVKASDGVRLVPTGVDTILGVKPQQYAYHCDALEKEIKLLSEPFKIFEIDFWKRPDSHGETQVSIKATNDGQIHAVVSWWVLQLDREGTIFYSTAPRWISLQNNKTGDEGWCDHWKQCVWFVPGQGIPVSNDEEVHLQAVHDETSISYNLYKQSQTEIKMHDIKGVDSLLLLSPERIAIYGNDVWRRIMLTAIRNALKGRIDPLCVVADDSVFLTILVAQLSNTSNIISLFPGLRAKGAQYLQAVADANGFSMDRVQVLEKKQSLSSMLDTNHKKVDLLIGEPFYTGTEGMLPWHNLRFWKERTMLNSVLSEDALIMPCKGVLKACAMSLPDLWSSRRCLDKIEGFDHSVANTTLGACGELPSPQEGPCLPCFVWQSGKYKKLSSVFTIMEFDFSKPISPCSGQIKVEFDEPGMCHGFALWIDWVMDLENSIVLSTGPEERYWKQGVKLLAKPVAVGIEGSSSSSSSECCAVVMEAWFEPSNGELIVKHVFS, from the exons atgTGTGAATACAGAGAAAGTCTCCCAATTCGCCATTTCCCACGAAAGAAAGAAAAGCTTTATTCTTTGA TTCGTTCATCTTGGACCATTCTCTCCCTTGTCACAGCCGCCAGAGCCATGAGCTCCATTTCGAACCACCGTGCCTTTCAGCTTCGAGTTGACCCACTCACTGGCAACTCGGAGTGGGTTGTGATCGAAGAAGATCAGGACCAAGGAACTGAGATTTTCAAAAACTCAGAACATCCTATGTTAGCTATGACCTCGTACTTGGATATGCTTAATGATTTTCCTAGGAATCGAGCCTATGCTGAGGCCATTAACAAGACTATAACAGCACCTTGCCATGTCCTGGATATTGG AGCTGGAACTGGTTTGTTGTCAATGATGGCTGCCAGGGCAATGGGTTCTGAGGCCTCAATGCAACATGGGAAGGTTACAGCTTGTGAGTCTTACCTTCCAATGGTAAAGATAATGAGAAGAGTTATGAGACTTAATGGTATGGAAAAGAAGATAAATTTATTCAACAAACGCTCTGATGAACTTAAAGTTGGTGTTGATATATCTTCACCAGCAGATGTTTTA GTAAGTGAGATACTTGACTCAGAATTATTGGGTGAAGGGCTTATCCCTTCTTTACAACATGCCCATGATATGTTATTAGTGGAAAATCCATCAACAGTTCCATACCGAGCAACTACCTATGGCCAG TTGGTAGAAAGCTCATTCTTGTGGAGGCTTCATGATTTACATAACAATGAGGTAAAAGCATCTGATGGCGTTCGCCTTGTTCCAACTGGTGTTGATACTATTTTAGGTGTAAAGCCACAGCAATATGCTTATCATTGTGATGCGTTAGAGAAAGAAATAAAACTG CTGTCCGAACCCttcaaaatttttgaaattgactTTTGGAAAAGGCCAGACAGTCATGGAGAAACTCAAGTGAGTATAAAAGCAACTAATGATGGTCAAATTCATGCTGTAGTTTCATG GTGGGTACTTCAGCTTGATCGTGAAGGGACGATATTCTATTCTACTGCCCCGAGATGGATTAGTTTGCAAAATAACAAAA CAGGTGATGAAGGATGGTGTGACCACTGGAAACAGTGTGTCTGGTTTGTTCCGGGCCAAGGCATTCCCGTTTCCAATGATGAAGAGGTTCATTTGCAAGCTGTCCATGATGAAACTAGCATCTCTTATAATCTTTATAAACAATCACAAACTGAAATTAAGATGCATGACATCAAGGGTGTAGATTCTCTGCTCTTACTTTCGCCTGAAAGAATTGCAATCTATGGCAATGATGTTTGGAGGAGAATCATGTTGACAGCCATAAGAAATGCA TTAAAGGGAAGAATTGATCCACTATGTGTCGTTGCAGATGATAGTGTTTTCTTAACAATCCTCGTCGCACAACTTTCAAACACATCGAACATAATATCATTGTTCCCAGGTCTGCGGGCCAAGGGTGCTCAATATTTGCAAGCTGTTGCTGATGCGAATGGCTTCTCTATGGACCGAGTGCAAGTTCTTGAAAAGAAGCAATCACTCTCGAGTATGCTCGATACAAACCACAAAAAG GTTGACTTGTTGATTGGAGAACCTTTCTATACCGGAACTGAGGGCATGCTTCCATGGCATAACTTGCGATTTTG GAAGGAAAGGACAATGCTCAACTCTGTCCTCTCTGAAGACGCATTGATAATGCCTTGTAAAGGGGTTTTGAAGGCTTGTGCCATGTCTCTCCCT GATCTTTGGAGTAGCCGTCGCTGCTTAGATAAGATTGAAGGTTTCGATCATTCAGTTGCAAATACCACTTTAGGAGCGTGCGGTGAATTACCTTCCCCGCAAGAGGGTCCTTGTCTGCCTTGTTTTGTTTGGCAGTCTGGAAAATATAAG AAACTCAGTAGTGTTTTTACAATAATGGAGTTTGATTTCTCGAAACCAATAAGCCCATGTTCTGGACAGATCAAG GTTGAATTTGATGAGCCTGGGATGTGCCATGGATTTGCTCTATGGATAGACTGGGTGATGGATTTGGAGAACTCCATCGTCTTGTCCACTGGTCCAG AGGAGAGATATTGGAAGCAAGGAGTAAAGCTTTTGGCGAAACCTGTGGCAGTTGGAATAGAaggatcatcatcatcaagctCAAGTGAATGTTGTGCAGTAGTGATGGAGGCATGGTTTGAGCCATCAAATGGTGAACTCATTGTCAAACATGTTTTCTCATAG